From Candidatus Eisenbacteria bacterium, the proteins below share one genomic window:
- the sufC gene encoding Fe-S cluster assembly ATPase SufC, translating to MREADSKGAIFACEDVHVAVQGKEVVRGVSLELRAGEKVALMGPNGSGKSTLVSTLMGNPAYELTQGRIWLAGEEITGLPADERARRGLFLAFQYPVAIPGVSVANVIRAAVNARRGTDVPIREFRKELAEAMALLGVESSFPGRSLNEGFSGGEKKRIEVLQMAMLKPVVALMDETDSGLDIDALRTVAHGINSVCGQASAVLLVTHYQRLLNHVMPDRVHVLMEGRIVESGGADLVGKLESLGYDWIEKESNGPDLVTSVPDGAAAKAERPGVER from the coding sequence ATGAGAGAAGCAGACAGCAAGGGCGCGATCTTCGCCTGCGAGGATGTCCATGTCGCCGTCCAGGGGAAGGAAGTCGTCAGGGGCGTGAGCCTCGAGCTGCGAGCCGGGGAAAAGGTCGCCCTGATGGGCCCCAACGGGTCGGGCAAGAGCACCCTCGTGAGCACCCTCATGGGGAATCCCGCCTACGAGCTGACGCAGGGGAGGATCTGGCTCGCGGGGGAGGAGATCACCGGACTCCCGGCCGACGAGCGCGCGCGGCGCGGCCTCTTCCTCGCGTTCCAGTATCCTGTGGCGATTCCGGGCGTGAGCGTTGCGAATGTGATCCGCGCCGCGGTGAACGCCCGCCGCGGAACGGACGTGCCGATCCGAGAGTTCCGCAAGGAGCTGGCCGAGGCGATGGCGCTCCTGGGAGTCGAATCGAGCTTCCCAGGACGTTCCCTCAATGAGGGCTTCTCCGGCGGGGAGAAGAAGCGGATCGAGGTCCTCCAGATGGCGATGCTCAAGCCGGTCGTCGCCCTCATGGACGAGACCGACTCGGGCCTCGACATCGACGCTCTGCGAACCGTGGCCCACGGCATCAACTCGGTCTGCGGGCAGGCCTCCGCAGTCCTGCTCGTCACCCACTACCAGCGCCTCCTCAACCATGTCATGCCCGACCGGGTGCACGTCCTGATGGAGGGGAGGATCGTCGAGTCGGGAGGGGCCGATCTGGTGGGGAAGCTCGAGTCGCTCGGATACGACTGGATCGAAAAGGAAAGTAACGGCCCGGACCTCGTGACGAGCGTGCCGGACGGCGCCGCGGCGAAGGCCGAGAGGCCCGGCGTCGAGAGGTGA